A genomic segment from Flavobacterium inviolabile encodes:
- the tsaD gene encoding tRNA (adenosine(37)-N6)-threonylcarbamoyltransferase complex transferase subunit TsaD — MTKSPVYILAIESSCDDTAAAILKDNKVLSNVVARQAIHEEYGGVVPELASRAHQQNIVPVIDVALKKANVEKSQLAAIAFTQGPGLMGSLLVGSSFAKSMAMALNIPLIAVNHMHAHILAHFIDEEDFDKPEFPFLAMTISGGHTQIVRVDSFFDMTIIGETTDDAVGEAFDKSAKILGLPYPGGPLIDKYAQLGNPKAFPFTKPKVDGLNFSFSGLKTQILYFIQKKTAENPNFIAENLNDICASIQYTIIQILMDKIKLASRETGIRQIAIGGGVSANSGIRTTLKEGEKKYGWKTFIPKFEYTTDNAAMIGIVGYQKYLEQQFNDATVVSKARIEF, encoded by the coding sequence ATGACAAAATCACCCGTATATATACTTGCTATCGAAAGCTCCTGCGATGATACCGCAGCAGCGATATTAAAAGACAACAAAGTCCTTTCCAATGTGGTTGCCCGGCAGGCAATTCACGAGGAATACGGCGGTGTGGTTCCGGAGCTGGCATCACGTGCCCACCAACAAAATATCGTACCGGTAATTGACGTGGCGCTAAAGAAAGCCAATGTTGAAAAATCACAGCTTGCAGCAATTGCTTTTACCCAGGGTCCAGGCTTAATGGGCTCGCTTTTAGTGGGCAGTTCCTTTGCAAAATCGATGGCTATGGCCTTAAACATTCCGTTAATCGCCGTTAACCACATGCATGCCCATATTCTGGCACATTTTATTGATGAGGAAGATTTTGACAAACCGGAATTTCCTTTCCTGGCGATGACGATTTCCGGCGGACACACCCAGATCGTGAGAGTGGACAGTTTTTTTGACATGACCATCATCGGTGAAACCACGGATGACGCTGTAGGAGAAGCTTTTGACAAGAGTGCGAAAATACTGGGGCTTCCCTATCCGGGCGGACCTTTAATTGACAAATATGCCCAATTGGGGAATCCGAAAGCATTTCCGTTTACCAAGCCCAAAGTGGATGGTTTAAATTTTAGTTTCAGCGGTTTAAAAACCCAGATTTTATATTTCATTCAGAAAAAAACGGCCGAAAACCCGAATTTTATTGCTGAAAATCTAAACGATATCTGCGCTTCAATCCAGTACACGATTATTCAGATTTTAATGGATAAGATCAAACTGGCATCGCGTGAAACCGGAATCCGGCAAATTGCCATTGGCGGCGGTGTTTCGGCAAATTCCGGTATTCGTACTACCCTGAAAGAAGGCGAAAAGAAATACGGCTGGAAAACATTTATTCCGAAGTTTGAATACACGACCGATAATGCTGCGATGATCGGGATAGTGGGTTACCAGAAATATTTAGAACAGCAGTTTAACGATGCGACCGTAGTATCCAAAGCCCGAATCGAATTTTAG
- a CDS encoding 16S rRNA (uracil(1498)-N(3))-methyltransferase — translation MQLFYTPDINETLTSFSFDKEESKHIVKVLRKTEGDILKVTNGLGFLFTTEIILASDKKCTVKITESVFHKPNDFYIHIVVAPTKMNDRYEWFLEKATEIGVNEITPIICDHSERKTIKTERFDKIIQSAMKQSLQFHLPKLNETVTFKQFLAQKHEGNLCIAHCEESSKVLLKNTVKAGEKYTILIGPEGDFSEKEIETALANNYTPVSLGNTRLRTETAAVVACHSVVFSNE, via the coding sequence ATGCAGTTATTCTATACCCCGGACATTAACGAGACACTTACAAGCTTTTCCTTTGACAAGGAAGAGAGCAAACATATTGTTAAAGTATTACGTAAAACAGAAGGCGATATCTTAAAGGTAACAAATGGTTTAGGATTTCTTTTTACGACAGAAATTATCCTGGCTTCCGACAAAAAATGTACGGTAAAAATCACCGAATCTGTTTTTCACAAACCGAATGATTTTTACATTCACATAGTCGTGGCGCCAACCAAAATGAACGACCGTTACGAATGGTTTCTGGAAAAGGCAACCGAAATTGGCGTGAACGAAATCACCCCGATAATTTGCGACCATTCCGAAAGAAAAACGATCAAGACCGAGCGTTTTGACAAAATTATTCAGTCGGCCATGAAACAATCGCTGCAATTCCATTTGCCAAAACTGAATGAAACGGTAACATTCAAACAGTTTTTAGCGCAAAAACACGAGGGCAACCTGTGTATTGCCCATTGTGAGGAATCAAGTAAAGTACTGTTGAAAAACACCGTCAAAGCCGGCGAAAAATATACCATTCTAATCGGTCCGGAAGGCGATTTTTCCGAAAAAGAGATCGAAACCGCATTAGCAAACAACTACACCCCTGTTTCGCTGGGAAATACAAGACTCCGCACCGAAACTGCCGCTGTTGTTGCCTGTCATAGTGTGGTCTTTTCAAACGAATAA
- a CDS encoding DUF4159 domain-containing protein, whose product MRKLFLFFSILTTAITFSQEIAVLKYSGGGDWYGNPTSLPNLAKFCNQNINTRINTKTAVVEAGSPDLFSYAFVHMTGHGNVVFSDNDVINLRNYLTSGGFLHIDDNYGMDQYIRKELKKVFPNNELTEIPSNHIIYQKPFLFPNGLPKIHEHDNKKPQAFGIFIENRLVCLYTYETDLGDGWEDPEVHNDPFEVRQKALKMGANIINYAFKN is encoded by the coding sequence ATGAGAAAACTATTCTTATTCTTTAGCATACTGACTACTGCGATCACTTTTTCACAGGAAATTGCGGTATTAAAATACAGCGGCGGCGGTGATTGGTATGGCAACCCGACCTCCTTACCCAACCTGGCTAAATTTTGCAACCAGAATATCAATACCCGGATCAACACTAAAACGGCTGTTGTTGAAGCCGGCAGTCCGGATTTGTTTTCCTATGCTTTTGTACACATGACCGGACACGGAAATGTTGTTTTTAGTGATAATGACGTTATCAACCTTAGAAATTACCTGACTTCCGGAGGTTTCCTGCATATCGACGACAATTATGGTATGGATCAGTACATTCGCAAAGAGCTGAAAAAAGTGTTCCCGAATAATGAGCTGACCGAAATACCCTCCAATCACATCATTTATCAAAAACCGTTTCTTTTCCCTAACGGCCTGCCCAAAATTCACGAACACGACAACAAAAAACCGCAGGCTTTCGGTATTTTTATAGAAAACCGTCTGGTTTGCCTGTACACTTACGAAACCGATCTTGGTGATGGCTGGGAAGATCCCGAAGTACACAACGATCCTTTCGAAGTGCGCCAAAAAGCTTTAAAAATGGGCGCTAACATTATCAATTACGCTTTTAAAAATTAA
- a CDS encoding TrmH family RNA methyltransferase, whose product MQEQLTHENTNFSQQTFPITVVCDCIHFQPNIGSIFRISEALGVEKIILIGEDLALTPRKINKTSRNTHTLVPYNVIPKAAEALDYLQSHNYQIIALEITNKSIPLQKLTVSRDTKIALVIGNEISGVSPLFLENADQTTHIEMFGKNSSMNVAQATGIALYELINKL is encoded by the coding sequence ATGCAGGAACAATTAACACACGAAAACACTAACTTTTCACAGCAGACTTTCCCTATTACCGTTGTTTGTGATTGTATTCATTTTCAGCCGAATATCGGTTCCATATTCCGGATCAGTGAAGCTTTAGGCGTTGAAAAAATTATCCTTATTGGCGAAGATCTTGCTTTGACACCACGAAAAATAAACAAGACTTCACGGAACACCCACACACTTGTTCCGTATAACGTTATCCCAAAAGCAGCTGAGGCACTGGATTACCTGCAATCCCATAATTACCAGATCATTGCACTCGAAATAACCAATAAAAGCATTCCGTTACAAAAACTGACCGTTAGCCGCGATACCAAAATTGCGCTGGTTATCGGGAATGAAATTTCCGGTGTATCCCCTCTTTTTCTTGAAAATGCCGATCAAACCACTCATATTGAAATGTTTGGCAAAAACAGCAGTATGAACGTGGCGCAGGCAACAGGAATCGCACTTTACGAATTAATTAATAAATTGTAG
- a CDS encoding translocation/assembly module TamB domain-containing protein, with product MQTEIAKYATGELNKEFGTDMHIDKIAITVFGGVKIKGIFAGDKHKDTVFYINRLQTNILDIKKLTKGKLIFGKTNIDGLDLKITKYKGEDKTNLDEFIAAFDDGKEGTGKFLMKVEHMNVTSSRFRMIDENLQTPKILDFTKLKGQVDFFKIKGPVVTADIKELSLLDHRGLLVENLTSNFTYSKKNIRLEKLNLKTKESTLIGDVILKYKPKDFSDFNNKVIFDVNMEKASVSSNELNFFYNEFGKNQRFYVATHLVGTLNNFTTHDLRLLDKNDSEIIGTVNFRNLFNKKGEFYMKGNFDRVTSNYDNLKTILPRVLGKNLPETLKKLGKVDIVGDITLTKTKIDADIYMMSGLGELNSNMSMSNINNINNASYKGLVTLNNFDIGALVNEKDLGRVTLDLDVDGKGFNKKYLNTSVKGKVQRLTYNRYTYQNITIDGKMKMPYFKGYLNSNDPNLKMDFNGLVDMSSRMKNYDFQAQIDYADLHMLNFMKKDTLSIFKGGLKFIAKGNSLDDLAGKLTVSNVSYQNSRDNYFFDDFQIESTFDPENVRTITINSPDIIQGKVTGKYEIKQVRKIVENALGSLYANYSPNKLKPGQFLDFDFTIYSKIIEIFLPQVTVGENTILKGRIDADKGDFKLDFSSPNVVAYNNTFENIRVDVDNKNPLYNAYIELDSIKTKGYKISDFSLINVTMNDTLFVRSEFKGGPKNQDFFNLNLYHTINEKNQSVVGFKKSEINFRDYLWYLNENNTKDNKVVFNKKLTDFSIEKIMMSHNDQKVELEGVLKDSTYKQLRLSFDDVDLGKVTPALDNMSFGGKLNGEVNLEQNKSVYLPTAALTVDSLVVNKVMMGDLNLEVTGEDSFRKFNVNSSIINDHVENFFLNGNIEIINKESILALNAGFTRFNISPIGPLLGSIFSDMRGFASGRASIAGSVRNPEVDGSIYLNEAGMKVPYLGVDYNFEENALINVTEDQFIFRSIELTDTKEKTKGILNGTIRHKKFDDWQLDLKLRSDNLLALDTKDNEDAIYYGTAFIKGDATITGPVSSLYIQMDAESNKGTSIKIPLNDAQGIGNNAFIHFLSKKEKEAKEKGIQEVVLNKFKGIELKFEFRITRDADIEIILDRNTGHGMKGRGEGFITMEINTMGKFNMWGDFQTYKGEYNFKYLGLIDKKFEVKEYGTIRWDGNPMNAALNLQAVYKTDANPAVILDNASFSRKVPTEVYIMLNGNLSNPEPDFKIEFPTVSSVLKSEIDYKLSDKDVRQTQALALLGTGGFMSAESASNSVYGSLFERASSIFDDIFAGSDDKFKVGFNYVQGDRTPFAQTQGKVGVTVSSQIDERITINGKFGVPVGGNQESVIVGDVEVQLRLNKDGSLKARAFNRENDINYIGEGIGYTQGIGLSYEVDFDTMRELWRKIFTKVKENNNTNPTDRLPDSDLAPDFIKFIENRKNKNAEEPKKDQKRVPEVD from the coding sequence GTGCAAACGGAAATTGCGAAATATGCTACCGGCGAACTGAATAAAGAATTCGGTACCGATATGCATATTGACAAAATTGCCATTACCGTTTTTGGCGGTGTCAAAATCAAAGGGATTTTCGCGGGCGACAAACACAAAGATACTGTTTTTTATATCAACCGGCTGCAAACCAATATTCTGGATATTAAAAAGCTGACCAAAGGAAAACTGATCTTTGGCAAAACCAATATTGACGGACTGGATTTAAAGATAACCAAATACAAAGGCGAGGATAAAACCAATCTGGATGAATTTATCGCGGCTTTTGACGACGGCAAGGAAGGAACCGGAAAATTCCTGATGAAAGTGGAGCACATGAATGTAACTTCAAGCCGTTTCAGAATGATCGATGAAAATTTACAGACACCAAAGATTTTAGACTTTACAAAGCTTAAAGGACAGGTGGATTTCTTTAAAATCAAAGGACCGGTGGTTACCGCCGATATTAAAGAATTGTCCTTGCTGGATCACCGCGGTCTGCTTGTTGAAAACTTAACATCCAATTTTACCTATTCGAAGAAGAATATCCGACTGGAGAAACTGAACCTGAAAACCAAAGAATCCACTTTAATCGGGGATGTAATCTTAAAATACAAACCGAAAGACTTTTCGGATTTTAATAACAAAGTGATTTTTGATGTCAACATGGAAAAAGCTTCCGTGTCTTCAAACGAGCTTAACTTTTTCTATAACGAATTCGGGAAGAACCAGCGCTTTTATGTGGCTACACACCTGGTGGGAACCCTGAATAACTTTACGACCCACGATTTGAGATTGCTGGATAAGAACGACTCCGAAATTATCGGAACGGTTAATTTTAGAAACCTGTTCAATAAAAAAGGAGAGTTTTATATGAAAGGTAATTTCGACAGGGTTACGTCCAATTATGACAACCTGAAAACGATTTTACCGCGGGTTTTAGGGAAAAATCTTCCGGAAACCCTTAAAAAACTGGGTAAAGTAGACATTGTTGGCGATATTACACTGACCAAGACAAAAATTGATGCTGATATTTACATGATGTCCGGATTGGGAGAACTGAATTCGAACATGAGCATGAGTAATATCAACAATATTAATAATGCTTCCTACAAGGGATTGGTTACGCTTAATAATTTCGATATCGGTGCCCTTGTCAATGAAAAAGATCTGGGCAGGGTAACGCTGGATCTGGATGTAGACGGAAAAGGATTCAATAAAAAATACCTGAACACAAGTGTTAAAGGAAAAGTACAGCGCCTGACCTATAACAGGTATACCTACCAGAACATTACGATTGATGGAAAAATGAAGATGCCTTATTTTAAAGGCTATCTGAACAGTAATGATCCGAACTTAAAAATGGATTTCAACGGATTGGTTGATATGAGTTCCCGTATGAAAAATTATGATTTTCAGGCTCAGATTGATTATGCCGATCTTCACATGCTGAATTTCATGAAAAAAGACACCTTGTCTATTTTTAAAGGCGGTTTGAAATTTATAGCCAAAGGAAATTCGCTGGATGATCTGGCCGGTAAATTAACCGTTTCGAATGTGTCCTACCAAAACAGCAGGGACAATTACTTTTTTGATGATTTTCAGATTGAATCCACGTTCGATCCTGAAAATGTCAGAACGATCACGATAAACTCCCCGGATATTATCCAGGGTAAGGTGACCGGTAAATACGAAATAAAGCAGGTTCGGAAGATAGTTGAAAATGCATTGGGAAGTTTGTATGCGAACTATTCCCCGAACAAATTGAAACCCGGGCAGTTCCTGGATTTTGATTTTACCATTTACAGCAAGATTATCGAGATATTCCTGCCGCAGGTCACGGTAGGAGAGAACACCATACTGAAAGGAAGGATTGATGCCGATAAAGGGGATTTTAAACTTGATTTCTCCTCTCCGAATGTAGTGGCCTATAACAACACTTTTGAAAACATACGGGTTGATGTGGACAATAAAAATCCGTTATATAATGCTTATATCGAACTGGATAGTATCAAGACAAAAGGCTATAAGATATCCGATTTCAGTTTGATTAACGTTACGATGAACGATACCCTTTTTGTTCGTTCCGAGTTTAAGGGAGGTCCTAAAAACCAGGATTTCTTTAATCTGAACCTGTATCACACAATAAACGAAAAGAACCAGTCAGTAGTCGGATTTAAAAAATCAGAAATTAACTTCAGGGACTATTTGTGGTACCTGAATGAAAACAATACAAAAGACAACAAGGTTGTATTCAATAAAAAGCTGACCGATTTTTCAATTGAAAAGATCATGATGTCGCACAACGACCAGAAAGTGGAACTGGAAGGTGTTTTAAAAGACTCAACGTATAAGCAGTTACGCCTTTCCTTCGATGATGTCGATTTAGGAAAAGTAACGCCGGCGCTGGATAATATGTCCTTTGGCGGTAAACTAAACGGAGAGGTAAACCTGGAACAGAACAAATCGGTATACCTGCCAACGGCAGCTTTAACGGTGGATTCGCTTGTGGTGAACAAAGTGATGATGGGCGATCTGAACCTGGAAGTTACCGGTGAAGATTCCTTTAGAAAATTCAACGTAAATTCTTCGATTATTAACGACCACGTGGAGAATTTCTTCCTGAACGGTAATATTGAGATCATTAACAAGGAAAGTATTCTTGCACTGAATGCCGGATTCACGCGGTTCAACATCAGTCCGATCGGGCCTTTACTGGGCAGTATCTTTTCCGATATGAGAGGTTTTGCCTCCGGTAGGGCATCGATAGCCGGAAGCGTCAGGAACCCGGAAGTGGACGGCAGTATCTATCTGAATGAAGCCGGTATGAAAGTACCGTATCTGGGCGTGGATTATAATTTTGAAGAAAATGCGCTGATCAATGTCACGGAAGACCAGTTTATATTCCGAAGCATTGAGCTGACCGATACCAAAGAAAAAACAAAAGGAATCCTGAACGGAACTATCCGCCATAAGAAATTCGACGACTGGCAGCTGGATTTAAAGCTAAGATCGGATAACTTGCTGGCACTGGATACAAAGGACAATGAAGATGCGATTTATTACGGTACGGCCTTTATAAAAGGAGATGCGACCATCACCGGTCCGGTGAGCAGCCTGTATATTCAGATGGATGCCGAATCGAATAAAGGAACCAGTATCAAGATTCCGCTAAATGATGCACAGGGAATTGGAAATAATGCTTTTATACACTTTTTAAGCAAGAAAGAAAAAGAAGCGAAAGAAAAGGGAATTCAGGAAGTGGTGCTGAATAAATTCAAGGGAATTGAATTGAAATTTGAATTCCGTATTACCCGTGATGCCGATATTGAAATTATTCTGGACCGCAATACCGGGCACGGAATGAAAGGAAGAGGGGAAGGATTCATCACAATGGAAATCAATACGATGGGTAAATTCAACATGTGGGGAGATTTCCAGACCTATAAAGGAGAATACAACTTTAAATACTTGGGCTTAATCGATAAGAAATTTGAAGTAAAAGAATACGGTACCATCCGTTGGGACGGAAACCCGATGAATGCTGCTTTAAACCTTCAGGCGGTTTATAAAACCGATGCGAATCCGGCGGTAATATTAGATAATGCTTCTTTTAGCAGAAAAGTGCCGACAGAGGTGTATATCATGCTGAATGGTAATTTAAGCAATCCGGAACCGGATTTTAAAATTGAATTCCCAACGGTGAGTTCGGTATTAAAATCGGAGATCGATTATAAACTAAGCGATAAAGACGTGCGTCAAACACAGGCTTTGGCCCTGTTGGGAACTGGCGGATTCATGTCGGCAGAAAGTGCTTCCAACTCCGTTTACGGAAGTTTATTTGAACGGGCCAGCTCTATCTTTGATGATATTTTTGCCGGCAGTGACGATAAATTTAAGGTTGGTTTTAACTACGTTCAGGGCGACAGGACACCATTTGCCCAGACACAGGGTAAAGTAGGGGTAACGGTATCTTCCCAGATTGATGAGCGCATTACGATTAACGGTAAATTTGGAGTACCGGTGGGCGGAAACCAGGAATCCGTTATTGTGGGTGACGTGGAAGTACAATTGCGTTTAAACAAGGACGGATCGCTCAAAGCCCGTGCCTTTAACCGTGAAAACGATATTAACTATATTGGTGAAGGTATCGGATATACACAGGGAATAGGACTTTCGTATGAGGTGGATTTCGATACCATGCGGGAATTGTGGCGTAAAATTTTCACCAAGGTAAAAGAGAACAACAATACCAATCCGACGGACCGTTTACCGGATTCGGATCTGGCTCCCGACTTTATCAAGTTTATAGAGAATCGAAAAAACAAAAACGCCGAAGAACCTAAAAAGGATCAGAAAAGAGTTCCGGAAGTAGATTAA
- a CDS encoding AI-2E family transporter: MKSTEISKGIVSAVIKLALITLLLFFIYQIQSVLIYLLVALVISLIGNPITNFLKKRLKFKHTLAVVTTMIIFVLIVGGLLMMFIPLLLSQGQNLSLLNTASLEKDFNDLVFQINSYFNDHNIDAGKLLEKSNWSSKINFDFIPEFLNTLIGTVSSFGVGLASVFFITFFFLKDQSLFIKMSKRILPDQHEDKILSSVEKINVLLSRYFIGLLLQLFIVFILYLIVLLIFGIENAFVIAFLCAVLNIIPYIGPLIGTVLALALTLISNLGGDFRTEMLPTAIYVMIGFMVVQLIDNNISQPIIFSNSIKSHPLEIFLVILIFGLLFGVFGMILAVPFYTVLKVIGKEFFPENQIIKILTKNI; the protein is encoded by the coding sequence ATGAAGTCAACCGAAATCTCCAAAGGAATCGTTAGTGCCGTTATCAAACTTGCTTTAATAACACTTTTATTGTTTTTTATTTATCAAATTCAATCGGTATTGATTTATCTTTTGGTAGCCCTGGTTATCAGTCTGATCGGCAACCCGATAACAAACTTTTTAAAAAAACGTTTAAAGTTCAAACACACCCTGGCTGTGGTAACGACGATGATTATTTTTGTACTGATTGTGGGTGGTTTGCTGATGATGTTTATTCCGCTGCTGTTATCCCAGGGACAAAATCTTTCGTTACTGAATACGGCTTCTCTGGAAAAAGACTTTAACGACCTGGTTTTCCAGATCAATTCCTATTTTAACGATCACAATATCGATGCCGGGAAATTACTGGAAAAATCAAACTGGTCGTCAAAAATCAATTTTGATTTTATTCCGGAATTTTTAAATACCCTTATCGGAACGGTGAGCAGCTTTGGCGTTGGCCTTGCTTCGGTATTTTTTATTACTTTTTTCTTTTTAAAAGATCAGAGCCTGTTTATCAAAATGTCCAAAAGAATACTTCCGGACCAGCATGAAGACAAGATATTGTCCTCTGTTGAAAAAATAAACGTTTTGCTGTCCCGTTATTTTATTGGCTTATTGCTACAGCTTTTTATTGTTTTTATCCTTTACCTGATCGTATTGCTCATTTTTGGTATCGAAAATGCTTTTGTAATCGCTTTCCTTTGTGCGGTACTCAACATTATCCCGTATATCGGTCCGCTAATCGGAACCGTACTGGCACTGGCTTTGACGCTGATCAGCAATTTAGGCGGTGATTTCCGAACAGAAATGCTGCCAACAGCCATCTATGTAATGATCGGTTTTATGGTGGTGCAATTGATTGACAACAACATCAGTCAGCCCATTATTTTCTCCAACAGTATTAAATCCCATCCGTTGGAAATCTTCCTGGTGATCCTTATTTTCGGATTGTTGTTTGGTGTTTTCGGTATGATACTGGCTGTTCCTTTCTATACGGTACTGAAAGTAATCGGAAAAGAGTTCTTCCCTGAAAACCAGATTATTAAGATTCTAACTAAAAATATTTAA
- a CDS encoding zinc metalloprotease, whose protein sequence is MKKLLLSAAMLLFLVSCNKEESSVADDSSLSSKISERGCASHDVLQEQLRENPQLAIKMNEIEAFTEQAVLQNKLVNGKIQIPVVVNVLYRTTAENISLAQIQSQIDVLNKDFNATNSDFGSVPALFAGVKANVGISFVLDVVNRKSTTKTSWGTNDAMKKTASGGLNPTTPTTKLNLWVCTIGGGILGYAQFPGGASATDGVVIDSKYLGTTGTATAPFNKGRTATHEVGHWMNLRHIWGDATCGNDLVSDTPTHNAPNYGVPGYPHYSTCSGTPVEMTMNYMDYVDDAAMYMFSNGQKTRMLAAFATGGPRNSFAQP, encoded by the coding sequence ATGAAAAAATTACTTTTATCAGCAGCAATGTTGCTGTTCTTAGTTTCTTGTAACAAAGAAGAATCTTCCGTTGCAGACGATTCGTCACTAAGTTCAAAGATTTCTGAAAGAGGATGTGCTTCACACGATGTGCTTCAGGAGCAATTGAGAGAAAATCCGCAATTAGCGATTAAAATGAATGAAATTGAAGCTTTTACAGAGCAGGCAGTTTTACAGAACAAATTAGTTAACGGAAAAATTCAGATTCCGGTAGTCGTAAATGTATTGTACAGAACTACGGCAGAAAACATTTCTTTAGCGCAGATCCAGTCGCAGATTGATGTTTTAAACAAAGATTTTAACGCTACCAACAGTGATTTCGGATCTGTTCCTGCTTTATTTGCCGGTGTAAAAGCGAATGTAGGAATCTCTTTCGTTCTGGATGTGGTAAACCGTAAATCGACTACAAAAACATCATGGGGCACTAATGATGCGATGAAAAAAACAGCATCAGGCGGTTTAAATCCGACTACTCCAACAACAAAATTAAACCTTTGGGTTTGTACCATTGGCGGCGGAATCTTAGGATATGCACAATTCCCGGGTGGTGCTTCTGCAACTGACGGTGTTGTTATCGATTCCAAATATTTGGGAACTACAGGAACAGCTACGGCTCCGTTTAACAAAGGAAGAACGGCAACGCACGAAGTTGGTCACTGGATGAATCTTAGACATATCTGGGGTGATGCGACCTGTGGAAACGACCTGGTTTCCGATACACCAACGCACAATGCTCCGAATTATGGTGTTCCGGGATATCCTCACTATAGCACTTGCTCCGGAACTCCGGTTGAAATGACAATGAACTATATGGATTATGTGGACGATGCAGCGATGTATATGTTTTCTAACGGTCAAAAAACGAGAATGTTAGCAGCTTTTGCAACAGGCGGACCAAGAAATTCATTTGCCCAGCCATAA
- the pfkA gene encoding 6-phosphofructokinase, producing the protein MVLETIKKIGVLTSGGDAPGMNAAIRSVVRTCAYHNIECAGIYRGFQGMIEGDFKEMGPRTVNNIVNKGGTILKSARSKDFMTAEGRKKAYEHLKNAGIDALVIIGGDGSFTGGLVFNKEFNFPIMGIPGTIDNDIFGTSHTLGFDTSLNTVVEAIDKIRDTASSHNRLFFVEVMGRDAGHIALNAGIGAGAEEILIPEENLGLERLLQSLRKSKESGKSSSIVVVAEGDKIGKNVFELGNYVEENLPEYDVRVSVLGHMQRGGSPSCFDRVLASRLGVKAVESLLEGKSNYMVGLLNDKVALTPLEQAVKGHSEIDRELLRVSEIVSI; encoded by the coding sequence ATGGTATTAGAAACGATTAAGAAGATCGGAGTGCTTACTTCGGGTGGTGATGCGCCGGGAATGAACGCTGCTATTCGTTCTGTGGTCAGGACCTGCGCGTATCATAATATTGAATGTGCGGGAATATACCGCGGATTCCAGGGAATGATCGAAGGAGATTTTAAAGAAATGGGACCCCGAACGGTAAACAATATTGTCAATAAAGGCGGAACGATATTAAAGTCGGCACGGTCAAAAGATTTTATGACAGCCGAAGGCCGTAAGAAAGCCTACGAACACCTTAAAAATGCCGGTATCGATGCCCTGGTTATCATTGGCGGTGACGGTAGTTTTACCGGTGGTCTGGTTTTTAACAAGGAATTCAACTTTCCGATCATGGGGATTCCCGGAACGATTGACAATGATATTTTCGGAACCAGTCATACCCTTGGATTTGATACCTCGTTAAACACCGTTGTCGAAGCTATCGATAAAATCAGGGATACGGCCAGTTCCCACAACCGTTTGTTTTTTGTGGAAGTAATGGGCAGGGATGCCGGACATATCGCGCTGAATGCGGGAATTGGTGCCGGTGCCGAAGAAATACTCATTCCGGAAGAAAACTTAGGTTTGGAAAGACTGCTGCAATCGCTTCGAAAAAGTAAAGAATCCGGAAAATCATCCAGTATTGTTGTCGTAGCAGAAGGGGATAAAATTGGTAAAAACGTTTTTGAACTGGGCAACTATGTCGAAGAAAACCTGCCGGAATATGACGTGCGTGTTTCCGTTTTAGGACATATGCAGCGCGGTGGCTCTCCCTCTTGTTTTGACAGGGTTTTAGCCAGCCGTTTAGGCGTTAAAGCCGTAGAGTCCTTACTGGAAGGAAAATCGAATTATATGGTCGGATTACTGAATGATAAAGTAGCTTTGACCCCATTAGAACAAGCAGTAAAGGGACATTCGGAAATAGACAGGGAACTGTTGCGCGTTTCTGAGATTGTTTCAATTTAG